In the genome of Cydia strobilella chromosome Z, ilCydStro3.1, whole genome shotgun sequence, one region contains:
- the LOC134754132 gene encoding uncharacterized protein LOC134754132, which translates to MLPAWLLHCAVFGCLLGYYNVLGQLKYRKNPAPDGHRCGICPTYYRKICAFDFTTNLTYIFDNHCVMDLYNCIHATDFEQTNYGACLYFGNFAYVHGLKYEDQDYDEDHIMVIGAKKNPDFA; encoded by the exons ATGTTGCCCGCTTGGTTATTACATTGTGCAGTTTTTGGGTGTTTACTTG GCTATTATAATGTCCTTGGTCAACTAAAATACAGAAAAAATCCGGCACCGGATGGACACAG GTGCGGCATCTGTCCTACGTACTACCGGAAAATCTGCGCATTCGACTTTACAACTAATTTAACATACATATTTGACAATCACTGCGTAATGGATCTGTACAACTGTATCCACGCTACTG ATTTCGAGCAAACCAATTACGGGGCGTGCCTGTACTTCGGTAACTTTGCGTACGTGCACGGATTAAAGTATGAGGACCAGGACTACGACGAAGATCACATCATGGTCATCGGCGCCAAGAAAAACCCGGACTTCGCTTAA